A genomic region of Alligator mississippiensis isolate rAllMis1 chromosome 4, rAllMis1, whole genome shotgun sequence contains the following coding sequences:
- the LOC102563587 gene encoding carboxypeptidase A2, whose protein sequence is MRLLLFVSALLGAAGCMETFSGDQVLRIRASSDDQIDKLQLLETLEHLQLDFWLHPSNPALPVDIRVPFGSLQAVRAFLGYHDIKYSILIEDVQGILNEEKQEMISNQRRERSNSNFNYGAYHSLESIYTAMDDLAAEYHGLVSKLQIGESYEKRPLYVLKFSTGGPDRPAIWLDAGIHAREWVTQATALWTAQKIASEYGTDPSITSLLDTMDIFLLVVTNPDGYVYSHTKNRMWRKTRSKAAGSFCVGVDPNRNWDAGFGGPGSSDQRCSDSYRGPHANSEVEVKSIVDFIKNHGNIKAFLTIHSYSQLLMYPYGYKCTEPADYRELDTVGKAAANALTSLHGTSFKVGTICSTIYQASGGSIDWSYDFGIKYSFAFELRDTGRYGFLLPADQIIPTAEETWLGLKSIMEHVRDHPY, encoded by the exons ATGAGGCTGCTGTTGTTCGTCAGCGCTCTCCTTGGGGCTGCAGGGTGCATGGAAACATTTTCTGG agaccAGGTTCTTCGAATTAGGGCAAGCAGTGATGACCAGATTGACAAGTTACAGCTGCTGGAAACACTGGAACATCTTCAG CTTGATTTCTGGCTGCACCCCTCGAACCCAGCGCTTCCTGTGGATATCCGAGTCCCCTTTGGCAGCCTCCAAGCAGTCAGAGCCTTCCTGGGGTACCACGATATCAAGTACTCTATTCTGATTGAAGATGTGCAG GGTATACTAAATGAAGAAAAGCAAGAGATGATCTCCAACCAACGAAGGGAACGTAGTAACAGTAATTTCAACTATGGAGCTTATCATTCCTTAGAATCC ATTTACACAGCAATGGATGATCTTGCAGCTGAGTACCACGGTCTTGTGAGCAAACTCCAGATTGGAGAGTCTTATGAAAAGCGGCCCTTGTATGTGCTCAAG TTCAGCACTGGAGGACCTGACCGTCCCGCTATTTGGCTTGATGCTGGTATCCATGCCCGAGAGTGGGTCACCCAGGCCACAGCACTGTGGACAGCTCAAAAG ATTGCATCTGAGTATGGGACTGATCCATCTATCACCTCTCTGCTAGACACAATGGATATTTTCCTGTTGGTTGTCACAAACCCTGATGGATATGTTTACTCTCATACCAAG AACCGTATGTGGCGGAAGACACGCTCCAAGGCTGCTGGGAGTTTTTGTGTTGGAGTTGATCCAAACAGGAATTGGGATGCAGGCTTTGGAG GTCCGGGATCCAGTGATCAACGCTGTTCTGACTCCTACCGTGGACCCCATGCCAACTCTGAAGTGGAAGTAAAATCTATTGTAGATTTTATCAAGAACCATGGAAACATCAAAGCCTTCCTCACCATCCACAGTTACTCCCAGCTCCTGATGTATCCCTATGGGTATAAGTGCACCGAACCAGCTGATTACAGAGAGCTG GATACTGTGGGGAAAGCTGCTGCCAATGCTCTGACTTCCCTGCATGGCACCAGCTTTAAAGTGGGGACCATATGCTCAACTATCT ATCAAGCCAGTGGAGGCAGCATTGACTGGAGCTACGATTTTGGCATCAAGTACTCTTTTGCCTTTGAGTTGCGAGACACAGGTCGTTATGGTTTCCTTCTGCCAGCTGATCAAATCATCCCAACTGCAGAAGAGACCTGGCTGGGTCTGAAGTCTATCATGGAACATGTGAGAGACCATCCATAttag
- the SSMEM1 gene encoding serine-rich single-pass membrane protein 1, whose protein sequence is MGFSFLSFSWLYLHKSPLDANPNQEQDYKEHDEDADGFYGVVGQILLSYCIGIVVITLIYRVYIWISERNEDEELSSDKWTSNPDVPRESSCMRHCKFSLWDFVSKFFSWKNKKPALFSEVPTAGYPLEGRPERFFTKLSQLNIPDSHSSDTDSEDWNSGASSWKESETENIPSTDSRRQKKTGQKQRNVGDPWIREQPCLHCKAKRTRQWLSQHFFHPVSSLPGKGNPREENCYWGIST, encoded by the exons ATGggattttcatttctttctttttcgtGGCTTTATTTGCATAAAAGCCCTCTAGATGCCAACCCCAACCAAGAACAAGATTACAAGGAGCACGACGAGGATGCTGACGGCTTTTATGGAGTTGTAGGGCAAATCCTGCTTTCCTATTGCATTGGGATTGTGGTTATAACTCTCATCTACCGTGTTTATATTTGG ATTAGCGAGAGAAATGAAGATGAAGAACTGTCTTCTGACAAgtggactagcaacccagatg TTCCCAGGGAATCCAGCTGTATGCGTCACTGCAAGTTCAGCCTCTGGGACTTTGTCAGCAAGTTTTTCAGCTGGAAGAACAAAAAGCCTGCCCTGTTTTCAGAGGTACCTACAGCCGGGTACCCCTTAGAAGGGAGGCCAGAGAGGTTTTTCACAAAGCTcagccagctgaacatccctgaCAGCCACTCCTCGGACACAGACAGCGAGGACTGGAACTCAGGTGCATCCTCCTGGAAGGAGAGTGAGACGGAAAACATCCCCAGCACCGACAGCCGTCGGCAGAAAAAGACAGGGCAGAAGCAAAGGAATGTGGGGGACCCTTGGATCAGGGAACAGCCCTGTCTTCACTGCAAAGCCAAGAGGACAAGGCAATGGCTGTCCCAACATTTCTTCCATCCTGTCTCATCTCTTCCTGGGAAGGGTAACCCACGAGAAGAGAACTGCTACTGGGGAATTAGCACATGA